A genomic region of Kluyveromyces marxianus DMKU3-1042 DNA, complete genome, chromosome 5 contains the following coding sequences:
- the LIP5 gene encoding lipoate synthase, giving the protein MLKSTKAFTPIQRRFITETVVKSTQPSRTRKRRATHFTDKLNKGPSFEDFVNGNAQKFTLDPLEKARQNSEEVKRLPSWLKVPIPKGSNFHKLKEDVKELKLSTVCEEAKCPNIGECWGGGDKSKATATIMLLGDTCTRGCRFCSVKTNRKPAAPDPMEPENTAEAISRWGLGYVVLTTVDRDDLPDGGAYHLSETVQKIKQKAPHILVETLSGDFRGDLEMVKVMAKSGLDVYAHNVETVEALTPHVRDRRATYRQSLNVLECAKKTVPSLVTKTSIMLGLGETDEQVLQTMKDLRAIGCDVVTFGQYMRPTKRHMKVVEYITPEKFEYWKQKALELGFLYCASGPLVRSSYKAGEAFIENVLRNRKSASA; this is encoded by the coding sequence ATGTTAAAGAGTACCAAAGCTTTTACACCGATCCAAAGAAGGTTTATAACGGAAACGGTAGTAAAATCTACCCAGCCCTctagaacaagaaaaagaagggcTACTCATTTCACTGATAAGTTGAATAAAGGACCATCTTTCGAGGATTTTGTTAACGGTAATGCGCAGAAATTCACATTAGACCCGTTGGAAAAGGCCAGACAAAACAGTGAAGAAGTTAAAAGGTTGCCATCTTGGTTGAAAGTTCCCATCCCTAAGGGTTCAAACTTCCACaagttgaaagaagatgTGAAGGAACTAAAGTTAAGTACCGTTTGTGAAGAAGCAAAGTGCCCCAACATTGGGGAATGTTGGGGCGGTGGTGATAAGTCAAAGGCCACTGCTACCATCATGCTTCTAGGTGATACATGTACTAGAGGTTGTAGATTCTGCTCTGTGAAAACGAATAGAAAGCCAGCTGCACCTGATCCAATGGAACCAGAAAATACTGCAGAAGCTATTTCGAGATGGGGTTTAGGTTATGTCGTTTTAACTACCGTTGATAGAGATGATCTTCCAGACGGTGGTGCGTATCATCTATCTGAAACTGTCCAAAAGATTAAGCAAAAAGCTCCTCACATTTTAGTAGAAACCCTTTCTGGTGATTTCAGAGGTGATTTAGAAATGGTTAAAGTCATGGCTAAGTCCGGGCTTGATGTTTATGCTCACAATGTCGAAACTGTAGAAGCTTTAACCCCACACGTCAGAGATAGAAGAGCCACGTATAGACAGTCTTTGAATGTATTGGAATGTGCTAAAAAAACAGTACCAAGTTTGGTTACGAAAACTTCCATAATGTTAGGTTTAGGTGAGACAGACGAACAGGTTTTACAAACCATGAAAGACCTCCGTGCCATCGGATGTGATGTTGTCACTTTTGGGCAATATATGAGGCCAACAAAAAGACATATGAAGGTTGTCGAATACATTACCCCGGAAAAATTCGAATATTGGAAGCAAAAGGCCTTAGAATTGGGTTTCTTATACTGTGCATCTGGCCCACTTGTTAGGTCCTCTTACAAAGCTGGTGAAGCATTCATCGAGAATGTTCtaagaaatagaaagagTGCATCAGCTTGA